A DNA window from Haloferax volcanii DS2 contains the following coding sequences:
- a CDS encoding energy-coupling factor transporter transmembrane component T — MKYVDALTDISVTDIKVDLMRTAYDNEDALLNSFDPRVVLVWTVLFMIIPWLFYDTLPLAILLAAAFVLAALSQVSKYLLALLLFGQVTNVGFFVVLVPLIGGAMRAVGHLGDNAGRVVEGVTTGDVSVFAETGTIVAAAVGRGIHTATTSQEVGIDAVGALVPFFLKLTIISVISLAVFSAMSPQKLSKGMLRLGVPRQLTFAIAYGYRMMPLLVEEYHALINSFRLRSKVPEKQGLFRWRYFSYLLTLSVKAFYPLIFNVAKRSRVNVEAMETKGFSRSLGDEQSQALRTEGMMVRTRDVTFVFGSLLFVAAVWVFT, encoded by the coding sequence ATGAAGTACGTCGACGCGCTCACCGACATCTCGGTCACCGACATCAAGGTGGACCTGATGCGGACCGCCTACGACAACGAGGACGCCCTGTTGAACAGCTTCGACCCGCGCGTGGTGCTCGTGTGGACCGTGCTGTTCATGATTATTCCGTGGCTGTTCTACGACACGCTCCCGCTGGCCATCCTGCTCGCGGCGGCCTTCGTGCTCGCCGCGCTCTCGCAGGTCAGCAAATACCTCCTCGCGTTGCTCCTGTTCGGCCAAGTCACCAACGTCGGCTTCTTCGTGGTGTTGGTCCCGCTCATCGGCGGGGCGATGCGAGCGGTGGGCCACCTGGGTGACAACGCCGGTCGGGTCGTCGAAGGCGTCACGACGGGTGATGTGAGCGTGTTCGCCGAGACCGGAACTATCGTCGCGGCCGCGGTCGGTCGGGGTATCCACACCGCCACGACCAGTCAGGAAGTCGGAATCGACGCCGTCGGGGCGCTCGTCCCGTTCTTCCTCAAGCTCACGATTATCTCGGTCATCAGCCTCGCCGTCTTCTCGGCGATGAGCCCGCAGAAGCTCAGCAAGGGGATGTTGCGTCTGGGCGTCCCCCGTCAGCTCACGTTCGCCATCGCCTACGGCTACCGGATGATGCCGCTTCTCGTCGAGGAGTACCACGCGCTCATCAACTCCTTCCGCCTCCGGAGCAAGGTTCCCGAAAAACAGGGACTGTTCAGGTGGCGCTACTTCTCCTACCTGCTGACGCTCTCGGTCAAGGCGTTCTACCCGCTGATTTTCAACGTGGCGAAGCGCTCGCGGGTCAACGTCGAGGCGATGGAGACGAAGGGGTTCTCGCGCTCGCTGGGCGACGAACAGAGCCAAGCCCTCCGGACCGAGGGCATGATGGTGCGGACCCGAGACGTCACGTTCGTCTTCGGGTCGCTGCTGTTCGTCGCCGCGGTCTGGGTGTTTACTTGA
- a CDS encoding ABC transporter ATP-binding protein: MSSNNIVVEDLTFQYPGGDEAVLRDASVTIEPGEFTAVVGGNGSGKTTLCKTFNGLIPHFFEGTFDGRVSVAGTDTRESDVAELSKTVGYVFQDFENQLVQETVRDDVEFAPLNHGLDDYAERATRALETLGLDHLEDRFIWELSGGQQHLVALAGVLAMDPEFIFVDEPAAQLDPRNARETYEQLRRLNEERDKTVIVIEHHSEFIADYCDEMVLVSDGGVAWKEPVEVGLNRLDDLLAHDIHPPQVTQIADGLPSEAGTLPSGRYPVTVDEAATAFQPATARGSRAAVDGGAVATAGADTGGAPTDGEQDRDALVTMRGVGHGYPTLREGYNHVLDGLDLELHAGDRVALVGANGSGKSTLLRLLTGVESPDRGTVTVLGRDTSETLPEQLADDTVYIHQNPEEMFVEDTVRKDIAYYLENRDTPNVDDRVDEILAYLDLEHLADRDGRLMSLGQQRRASLGIGLATDPTVVLLDEPTGSLDLQSRREVTGMLRKAESRVETVVVASHDLQLVAAWANRVLVMGEGEVLADAPPAAVFSDPDLLAETDLRQPQVVELSRRLGLESPALSTDAMCETLARSLGDDVVEAGGGGGIGEAGDSDDEAESDGGAR, translated from the coding sequence ATGAGCAGCAACAACATCGTCGTCGAGGACCTGACGTTTCAGTACCCCGGCGGCGACGAGGCGGTACTGCGCGACGCGAGCGTGACGATAGAGCCGGGCGAGTTCACGGCCGTCGTCGGTGGCAACGGCAGCGGCAAGACGACCCTGTGTAAGACGTTCAACGGCCTCATCCCGCACTTCTTCGAGGGGACGTTCGACGGGCGCGTCAGCGTCGCCGGCACCGACACCCGCGAGTCGGACGTGGCCGAACTCTCGAAGACGGTCGGCTACGTCTTTCAGGACTTCGAGAACCAACTCGTTCAGGAGACGGTCCGCGACGACGTGGAGTTCGCGCCCCTCAACCACGGGCTCGACGACTACGCCGAGCGGGCGACCCGCGCGCTCGAAACCCTCGGTCTCGACCACCTCGAAGACCGGTTCATCTGGGAGCTGAGCGGCGGCCAGCAACACCTCGTCGCGCTCGCGGGGGTGCTGGCGATGGACCCCGAGTTCATCTTCGTCGACGAGCCGGCCGCACAGCTCGACCCCCGAAACGCCCGCGAGACGTACGAACAGCTCCGACGACTCAACGAGGAGCGCGACAAGACGGTCATCGTGATCGAACACCACTCCGAGTTCATCGCCGACTACTGCGACGAGATGGTGCTCGTCTCCGACGGCGGCGTCGCCTGGAAGGAACCGGTCGAAGTCGGCCTCAACAGACTCGACGACCTACTCGCCCACGACATCCACCCGCCGCAGGTCACGCAAATCGCCGACGGCCTGCCGTCCGAGGCGGGCACCCTACCCAGTGGTCGGTATCCCGTGACCGTCGACGAGGCGGCAACGGCGTTTCAGCCCGCCACGGCACGCGGTTCGCGGGCCGCGGTCGACGGCGGCGCGGTGGCGACAGCCGGCGCGGACACCGGCGGCGCGCCGACCGACGGCGAACAGGATAGGGACGCGCTGGTGACGATGCGCGGTGTCGGTCACGGCTACCCCACGCTTCGAGAGGGGTACAACCACGTCCTCGATGGGCTGGACCTCGAACTGCACGCGGGCGACCGGGTCGCCCTCGTCGGTGCCAACGGCTCCGGGAAGTCGACGCTGTTGCGGTTGCTGACGGGGGTAGAGTCCCCCGACCGGGGGACGGTGACGGTTCTCGGACGCGACACGAGCGAGACGCTTCCCGAGCAGTTGGCCGACGACACCGTCTACATCCACCAGAACCCCGAGGAGATGTTCGTCGAGGACACCGTCCGCAAGGACATCGCCTACTACCTCGAGAACCGCGACACCCCGAACGTGGACGACCGCGTCGACGAGATTCTCGCGTATCTGGACCTCGAACACCTCGCGGACCGTGACGGTCGCCTGATGAGCCTCGGCCAACAGCGCCGCGCGTCGCTCGGCATCGGGCTCGCGACCGACCCGACGGTCGTCCTCCTGGACGAACCCACGGGCAGTCTCGACCTCCAGAGCCGCCGCGAGGTGACCGGCATGCTCCGGAAGGCCGAGAGCCGCGTCGAAACCGTCGTCGTCGCCTCGCACGACCTGCAACTGGTCGCGGCGTGGGCCAACCGCGTCCTCGTCATGGGCGAGGGCGAGGTGCTCGCGGACGCGCCGCCGGCGGCGGTGTTCTCCGACCCGGACCTCCTCGCCGAGACCGACCTGCGCCAGCCGCAGGTGGTCGAACTGAGCCGGCGACTCGGACTGGAATCCCCCGCCCTCAGCACCGACGCGATGTGCGAGACGCTGGCTCGGTCGCTCGGTGACGACGTGGTCGAAGCTGGCGGTGGCGGCGGCATCGGTGAGGCCGGCGATAGCGACGACGAAGCCGAGTCGGACGGAGGGGCGCGATGA
- a CDS encoding sensor histidine kinase — protein MDDESAEASEEPAGATHRYLPWAVAAGSAIPVVAQLAALPPDPTTAALDLVGEGVVVAVLFACLFVVRRIRDPSVFYPLAGGVAASYLFALTDFLDEFVEQPVWFSYLFEDGAQAVGAVLLVFGLYRWTVARQRRETELRQQREQLAVLNRVLQHDIRNDALVIRGWASVVRKEAGSGADERLENIVAASNGIIDLTESTAQFTDVLTSDRAADLEPKPLVETVETELQKVRAGYDADVVVAGDLPEVNVLAHSMLSAVFRNLLVTAVERADAERPQVRLRADCGAETVTVRISDDGASFPEDALLDAGETVAETPDSRTGLSLVAALVEQFGGSIAVENDPDGGTTVAVTLRTAEDSTESPTDRVAENAGDAESTPAGSPATSVGGDARDDFAAVHSDRESSAGRGPSAGRGDAANY, from the coding sequence ATGGACGACGAATCAGCGGAGGCAAGCGAGGAACCCGCCGGAGCCACGCATCGATACCTCCCGTGGGCAGTCGCCGCCGGGTCGGCAATCCCGGTCGTCGCGCAGCTCGCGGCGCTCCCGCCGGACCCGACGACGGCGGCGCTCGACCTCGTCGGCGAGGGCGTCGTCGTCGCCGTGCTCTTCGCGTGTCTGTTCGTGGTGCGACGAATCCGCGACCCATCGGTCTTCTATCCGTTGGCGGGCGGCGTCGCGGCCTCGTACCTGTTCGCGCTGACCGACTTCCTCGACGAGTTCGTCGAACAGCCCGTCTGGTTCAGCTACCTGTTCGAAGACGGCGCGCAGGCGGTCGGCGCGGTGCTCCTCGTGTTCGGCCTCTATCGGTGGACCGTCGCGCGCCAGCGACGGGAGACAGAACTCCGCCAACAGCGCGAACAGCTCGCCGTCCTCAACCGCGTCCTCCAACACGACATCCGCAACGACGCGCTGGTCATCCGCGGGTGGGCGTCGGTCGTGCGGAAGGAGGCCGGGTCAGGGGCCGACGAGCGACTGGAGAACATCGTCGCCGCGAGCAACGGCATCATCGACCTCACCGAGAGCACGGCGCAGTTCACCGACGTGCTCACCTCGGACCGCGCCGCCGACCTCGAACCGAAGCCGCTTGTCGAAACCGTCGAGACCGAGCTTCAGAAGGTCCGCGCCGGGTACGACGCCGACGTGGTCGTCGCCGGCGACCTCCCCGAGGTAAACGTCCTCGCCCACAGCATGCTCTCCGCGGTCTTTCGGAACCTCCTCGTCACGGCGGTCGAGCGGGCGGACGCCGAGCGCCCGCAGGTCCGTCTGCGCGCCGATTGCGGCGCGGAGACCGTGACCGTCCGCATCTCCGACGACGGAGCGTCGTTCCCCGAGGACGCCCTCCTCGACGCGGGCGAGACCGTCGCGGAGACGCCCGACTCCCGAACCGGTCTCTCGCTCGTCGCCGCGCTCGTCGAGCAGTTCGGCGGGAGCATCGCGGTCGAAAACGACCCCGACGGCGGCACGACCGTCGCAGTCACCCTCAGAACCGCCGAGGACTCGACTGAGTCTCCCACCGACCGGGTCGCTGAGAACGCCGGCGACGCCGAATCGACGCCCGCGGGGTCGCCTGCGACGAGCGTCGGCGGGGACGCCCGAGACGACTTCGCCGCCGTACATTCGGACCGCGAATCGTCGGCCGGCCGAGGCCCGTCGGCCGGTCGCGGCGACGCCGCCAACTACTGA